In Brienomyrus brachyistius isolate T26 unplaced genomic scaffold, BBRACH_0.4 scaffold133, whole genome shotgun sequence, a single window of DNA contains:
- the LOC125727911 gene encoding zona pellucida sperm-binding protein 4-like isoform X1 — MAKSRCIQQLWAHASILLAVLAVSFAQKTAVKNFVSASAKCQVYERVPCGDPAFGQAACEAINCCFDGQQCYYGNAVTVQCTRDGQFVVVVAKDSTVPQLDVASVSLLGGNAAPCLPVATTNAFAIYTFPVTACGTVVKVDGDYVVYENRMTSSYEVGVGPLGSITRDSLYELLFQCRYWGAEVASLVAAVNTVPPPLPVAAPGPLRVELRLANGQCYTKGCDEGAAAYTSYYQDSDYPVTKVLRQPVYVEVRILNRTDPNLVLVLENCWATPGLDPLSLPQWSLLVDGCPYQGDKYQTTLVPVDASSGLPFPTHYKRFIVKMFAFVDPASQRRYQGKGFIHCSVAVCRPSATDSCEQRCFRKGRDVAAAHKSSSPDTAVVSSGEMHLVAPRVGHMAGRW, encoded by the exons ATGGCGAAATCGCGCTGTATTCAGCAGCTTTGGGCTCACGCAAGCATTTTACTCGCTGTTCTTGCCGTCTCTTTCGCGCAGAAAACGGCTGTCAAGAATTTCGTTTCCGCTTCAGCCAAATGCCAAGTGTATGAGAGGGTTCCATGTGGCGATCCTGCTTTTGGCCAGGCTGCTTGTGAAGCCATAAACTGCTGCTTTGATGGCCAGCAGTGTTACTATGGGAATGCAG TGACTGTGCAGTGCACAAGGGATGGTCAGTTTGTGGTTGTGGTGGCCAAGGATTCCACTGTGCCCCAGCTGGATGTGGCCAGTGTCTCCCTGCTGGGTGgaaatgctgccccttgcctccCTGTTGCCACTACGAATGCCTTTGCCATCTACACCTTCCCTGTGACTGCCTGTGGCACTGTGGTCAAG GTGGATGGTGACTATGTAGTGTATGAGAACAGGATGACGTCTTCATATGAAGTTGGTGTGGGCCCCCTGGGATCCATCACAAGGGACTCCCTCTACGA GCTGCTCTTCCAGTGTAGGTATTGGGGTGCTGAGGTTGCTTCCCTGGTGGCCGCTGTGAATACAGTTCCACCACCTCTGCCAGTAGCTGCTCCAGGGCCTCTGCGGGTGGAGCTGAGGCTGGCAAATGGCCAGTGTTACACTAAAGGGTGTGATGAAG GAGCTGCTGCATATACCTCCTACTACCAGGACAGCGACTACCCTGTGACCAAGGTCTTGCGGCAGCCTGTATACGTTGAGGTTCGCATCCTGAATAGGACAGACCCCAACCTTGTCCTGGTTCTGGAGAACTGCTGGGCAACACCTGGCCTTGACCCTCTGAGCCTGCCTCAGTGGAGCCTCTTGGTTGATGG GTGCCCCTACCAAGGTGACAAGTACCAGACCACCTTGGTTCCTGTGGATGCTTCCTCTGGGCTTCCCTTCCCAACCCACTACAAGCGCTTCATTGTGAAGATGTTCGCATTTGTGGACCCAGCCTCCCAGCGACGTTATCAGGGCAAG GGGTTCATCCACTGCAGTGTAGCTGTGTGCCGCCCATCGGCCACTGACAGCTGTGAGCAGAGGTGCTTCAGGAAAG GTAGGGATGTTGCTGCTGCACACAAGAGCTCCTCCCCTGACACGGCTGTGGTGTCCAGTGGGGAAATGCATCTGGTGGCCCCCAGAGTCGGACACATGGCTGGCCGGTGGTGA
- the LOC125727919 gene encoding zona pellucida sperm-binding protein 4-like isoform X4, which yields MEKSRCIQQLWAHASILLAVLAVSFAQKTAVKNFVSASAKCQVYERIPCGDPAFGQAACEAINCCFDGQQCYYGNAVTVQCTRDGQFVVVVAKDSTVPQLDVASVSLLGGNAAPCLPVATTNAFAIYTFPVTACGTVVKVDGDYVVYENRMTSSYEVGVGPLGSITRDSLYELLFQCRYWGAEVASLVAAVNTVPPPLPVAAPGPLRVELRLANGQCYTKGCDEGAAAYTSYYQDSDYPVTKVLRQPVYVEVRILNRTDPNLVLVLENCWATPGLDPLSLPQWNLLVDRCPYQGDKYQTTLVPVDASSGLPFPTHYKRFIVKMFAFVDPASQRRYQGKGFIHCSVAVCRPSATDSCEQRCFRKGRDVAAAHKSSSPDTTVVSSGEMHLVAPRVGHMAGRW from the exons ATGGAGAAATCGCGCTGTATTCAGCAGCTTTGGGCTCACGCAAGCATTTTACTCGCTGTTCTTGCCGTCTCTTTCGCGCAGAAAACGGCTGTCAAGAATTTCGTTTCCGCTTCAGCCAAATGCCAAGTGTATGAGAGGATTCCATGTGGCGATCCTGCTTTCGGCCAGGCTGCTTGTGAAGCCATAAACTGCTGCTTTGATGGCCAGCAGTGTTACTATGGGAATGCAG TGACTGTGCAGTGCACAAGGGATGGTCAGTTTGTGGTTGTGGTGGCCAAGGATTCCACTGTGCCCCAGCTGGATGTGGCCAGTGTCTCCCTGCTGGGTGgaaatgctgccccttgcctccCTGTTGCCACTACAAATGCCTTTGCCATCTACACCTTCCCTGTGACTGCCTGTGGCACTGTGGTCAAG GTGGATGGTGACTATGTAGTGTATGAGAACAGGATGACGTCTTCATATGAAGTTGGTGTGGGCCCCCTGGGATCCATCACAAGGGACTCCCTCTACGA GCTCCTCTTCCAGTGTAGGTATTGGGGTGCTGAGGTTGCGTCCCTGGTGGCCGCTGTGAATACAGTTCCACCACCTCTGCCAGTAGCTGCTCCAGGGCCTCTGCGGGTGGAGCTGAGGCTGGCAAATGGCCAGTGTTACACTAAAGGGTGTGATGAAG GAGCTGCTGCATATACCTCCTACTACCAGGACAGCGACTACCCTGTGACCAAGGTGTTGCGGCAGCCTGTATATGTTGAGGTTCGCATCCTGAATAGGACGGACCCCAACCTTGTCCTGGTTCTGGAGAACTGCTGGGCAACACCTGGCCTTGACCCTCTGAGCCTGCCTCAGTGGAACCTCCTGGTTGACAG GTGCCCCTACCAAGGTGACAAGTACCAGACCACCTTGGTTCCTGTGGATGCTTCCTCTGGGCTTCCCTTCCCAACCCACTACAAGCGCTTCATTGTGAAGATGTTCGCATTTGTGGACCCAGCCTCCCAGCGACGTTATCAGGGGAAG GGGTTCATCCACTGCAGTGTAGCTGTGTGCCGCCCATCGGCCACTGACAGCTGTGAGCAGAGGTGCTTCAGGAAAG GTAGGGATGTTGCTGCTGCACACAAGAGCTCCTCCCCTGACACGACTGTGGTGTCCAGTGGGGAAATGCATCTGGTGGCCCCCAGAGTCGGACACATGGCTGGCCGGTGGTGA
- the LOC125727919 gene encoding zona pellucida sperm-binding protein 4-like isoform X5, whose translation MEKSRCIQQLWAHASILLAVLAGSFAQKTAVKNFVSASAKCQVYERVPCGDPAFGQAACEAINCCFDGQQCYYGNAVTVQCTRDGQFVVVVAKDSTVPQLDVASVSLLGGNAAPCLPVATTNAFAIYTFPVTACGTVVKVDGDYVVYENRMTSSYEVGVGPLGSITRDSLYELLFQCRYWGAEVASLVAAVNTVPPPLPVAAPGPLRVELRLANGQCYTKGCDEGAAAYTSYYQDSDYPVTKVLRQPVYVEVRILNRTDPNLVLVLENCWATPGLDPLSLPQWNLLVDRCPYQGDKYQTTLVPVDASSGLPFPTHYKRFIVKMFAFVDPASQRRYQGKGFIHCSVAVCRPSATDSCEQRCFRKGRDVAAAHKSSSPDTAVVSSGEMHLVAPRVGHMAGRW comes from the exons ATGGAGAAATCGCGCTGTATTCAGCAGCTTTGGGCTCACGCAAGCATTTTACTCGCTGTTCTTGCCGGCTCTTTCGCGCAGAAAACGGCTGTCAAGAATTTCGTTTCAGCTTCAGCCAAATGCCAAGTGTATGAGAGGGTTCCATGTGGCGATCCTGCTTTTGGCCAGGCTGCTTGTGAAGCCATAAACTGCTGCTTTGATGGCCAGCAGTGTTACTATGGGAATGCAG TGACTGTGCAGTGCACAAGGGATGGTCAGTTTGTGGTTGTGGTGGCCAAGGATTCCACTGTGCCCCAGCTGGATGTGGCCAGTGTCTCCCTGCTGGGTGgaaatgctgccccttgcctccCTGTTGCCACTACAAATGCCTTTGCCATCTACACCTTCCCTGTGACTGCCTGTGGCACTGTGGTCAAG GTGGATGGTGACTATGTAGTGTATGAGAACAGGATGACGTCTTCATATGAAGTTGGTGTGGGCCCCCTGGGATCCATCACAAGGGACTCCCTCTACGA GCTCCTCTTCCAGTGTAGGTATTGGGGTGCTGAGGTTGCTTCCCTGGTGGCCGCTGTGAATACAGTTCCACCACCTCTGCCAGTAGCTGCTCCAGGGCCTCTGCGGGTGGAGCTGAGGCTGGCAAATGGCCAGTGTTACACTAAAGGGTGTGATGAAG GAGCTGCTGCATATACCTCCTACTACCAGGACAGCGACTACCCTGTGACCAAGGTGTTGCGGCAGCCTGTATATGTTGAGGTTCGCATCCTGAATAGGACGGACCCCAACCTTGTCCTGGTTCTGGAGAACTGCTGGGCAACACCTGGCCTTGACCCTCTGAGCCTGCCTCAGTGGAACCTCCTGGTTGACAG GTGCCCCTACCAAGGTGACAAGTACCAGACCACCTTGGTTCCTGTGGATGCTTCCTCTGGGCTTCCCTTCCCAACCCACTACAAGCGCTTCATTGTGAAGATGTTCGCATTTGTGGACCCAGCCTCCCAGCGACGTTATCAGGGGAAG GGGTTCATCCACTGCAGTGTAGCTGTGTGCCGCCCATCGGCCACTGACAGCTGTGAGCAGAGGTGCTTCAGGAAAG
- the LOC125727937 gene encoding lectin-like has translation MADDNVDLHFPKQCGKRYWHKVGRYCAKYFNTPSSFADAESACRQAASGGHLVSVHDEQTNADVLAIVLEYNPSSPRIWLGGQRFGQSSTFIWTDGSAWDFEKWVPDQPDDAGNHENCVEMNWKDLGEWNDDWCIKRKPFICAFKWHKWQQEPED, from the exons atgGCTGATG ACAATGTAGATCTCCACTTCCCAAAGCAGTGTGGTAAACGCTACTGGCACAAAGTGGGCCGCTACTGTGCAAAGTATTTCAACACACCAAGCTCCTTTGCCGATGCCGAG TCTGCTTGCAGGCAGGCAGCTTCAGGGGGTCACCTGGTCTCCGTGCACGATGAACAAACAAATGCGGATGTCTTGGCCATCGTGTTGGAATACAACCCCTCCTCACCAAGGATCTGGTTGGGCGGTCAAAGGTTTGGTCAG TCAAGTACATTCATCTGGACAGATGGTTCTGCTTGGGATTTTGAGAAATGGGTTCCAGATCAACCAGATGATGCTGGAAATCATGAGAACTGTGTGGAGATGAACTGGAAAG ACTTGGGAGAATGGAATGATGACTGGTGCATCAAACGGAAACCTTTCATCTGCGCCTTCAAATGGCACAAGTGGCAGCAGGAGCCGGAAGACTGA
- the LOC125727911 gene encoding zona pellucida sperm-binding protein 4-like isoform X2, with amino-acid sequence MAKSRCIQQLWAHASILLAVLAVSFAQKTAVKNFVSASAKCQVYERVPCGDPAFGQAACEAINCCFDGQQCYYGNAVTVQCTRDGQFVVVVAKDSTVPQLDVASVSLLGGNAAPCLPVATTNAFAIYTFPVTACGTVVKVDGDYVVYENRMTSSYEVGVGPLGSITRDSLYELLFQCRYWGAEVASLVAAVNTVPPPLPVAAPGPLRVELRLANGQCYTKGCDEGAAAYTSYYQDSDYPVTKVLRQPVYVEVRILNRTDPNLVLVLENCWATPGLDPLSLPQWSLLVDGCPYQGDKYQTTLVPVDASSGLPFPTHYKRFIVKMFTFVDPASQRRYQGKGFIHCSVAVCRPSATDSCEQRCFRKGRDVAAAHKSSSPDTAVVSSGEMHLVAPRVGHMAGRW; translated from the exons ATGGCGAAATCGCGCTGTATTCAGCAGCTTTGGGCTCACGCAAGCATTTTACTCGCTGTTCTTGCCGTCTCTTTCGCGCAGAAAACGGCTGTCAAGAATTTCGTTTCCGCTTCAGCCAAATGCCAAGTGTATGAGAGGGTTCCATGTGGCGATCCTGCTTTTGGCCAGGCTGCTTGTGAAGCCATAAACTGCTGCTTTGATGGCCAGCAGTGTTACTATGGGAATGCAG TGACTGTGCAGTGCACAAGGGATGGTCAGTTTGTGGTTGTGGTGGCCAAGGATTCCACTGTGCCCCAGCTGGATGTGGCCAGTGTCTCCCTGCTGGGTGgaaatgctgccccttgcctccCTGTTGCCACTACGAATGCCTTTGCCATCTACACCTTCCCTGTGACTGCCTGTGGCACTGTGGTCAAG GTGGATGGTGACTATGTAGTGTATGAGAACAGGATGACGTCTTCATATGAAGTTGGTGTGGGCCCCTTGGGGTCCATCACAAGGGACTCCCTCTACGA GCTGCTCTTCCAGTGTAGGTATTGGGGTGCTGAGGTTGCTTCCCTGGTGGCCGCTGTGAATACAGTTCCACCACCTCTGCCAGTAGCTGCTCCAGGGCCTCTGCGGGTGGAGCTGAGGCTGGCAAATGGCCAGTGTTACACTAAAGGGTGTGATGAAG GAGCTGCTGCATATACCTCCTACTACCAGGACAGCGACTACCCTGTGACCAAGGTCTTGCGGCAGCCTGTATACGTTGAGGTTCGCATCCTGAATAGGACAGACCCCAACCTTGTCCTGGTTCTGGAGAACTGCTGGGCAACACCTGGCCTTGACCCTCTGAGCCTGCCTCAGTGGAGCCTCTTGGTTGATGG GTGCCCCTACCAAGGTGACAAGTACCAGACCACCTTGGTTCCTGTGGATGCTTCCTCTGGGCTTCCCTTCCCAACCCACTACAAGCGCTTCATTGTGAAGATGTTCACATTTGTGGACCCAGCCTCCCAGCGACGTTATCAGGGCAAG GGGTTCATCCACTGCAGTGTAGCTGTGTGCCGCCCATCGGCCACTGACAGCTGTGAGCAGAGGTGCTTCAGGAAAG GTAGGGATGTTGCTGCTGCACACAAGAGCTCCTCCCCTGACACGGCTGTGGTGTCCAGTGGGGAAATGCATCTGGTGGCCCCCAGAGTCGGACACATGGCTGGCCGGTGGTGA
- the LOC125727929 gene encoding lectin-like: protein MRTPSLLGVALLCLAAMPAAMADDNVDLHFPKQCGKRYWHKVGRYCAKYFNTPSSFADAESACRQAASGGHLVSVHDEQTNADVLAIVLEYNPSSPRIWLGGQRFGQSSTFIWTDGSAWDFEKWVPDQPDDAGNHENCVEMNWKDLGEWNDDWCIKRKPFICAFKWHKWQQEPED from the exons ATGAGGACTCCAAGCTTGCTGGGGGTTGCACTCCTCTGCCTGGCTGCCATGCCTGCTGCAATGGCTGATG ACAATGTAGATCTCCACTTCCCAAAGCAGTGTGGTAAACGCTACTGGCACAAAGTGGGCCGCTACTGTGCAAAGTATTTCAACACACCAAGCTCCTTTGCCGATGCCGAG TCTGCTTGCAGGCAGGCAGCTTCAGGGGGTCACCTGGTCTCCGTGCACGATGAACAAACAAATGCGGATGTCTTGGCCATCGTGTTGGAATACAACCCCTCCTCACCAAGGATCTGGTTGGGCGGTCAAAGGTTTGGTCAG TCAAGTACATTCATCTGGACAGATGGTTCTGCTTGGGATTTTGAGAAATGGGTTCCAGATCAACCAGATGATGCTGGAAATCATGAGAACTGTGTGGAGATGAACTGGAAAG ACTTGGGAGAATGGAATGATGACTGGTGCATCAAACGGAAACCTTTCATCTGCGCCTTCAAATGGCACAAGTGGCAGCAGGAGCCGGAAGACTGA